One segment of Radiobacillus kanasensis DNA contains the following:
- the ssuE gene encoding NADPH-dependent FMN reductase, whose product MSDIVVLSGSPSERSRSDLVLRHLGTLLEKEKLKVTHISIRDVPQEVLFYGKYDSQAIQEITSLIQNAKGVIIGSPVYKAAYSGVLKALIDLLPQDVLQDTPVLPIMTGGSPAHLLAIEYTLKPLLANLKGQNLKGVYLLDSQINKESLENPIIDFEILERTRKQLYYFIQTVQKQQTAVLR is encoded by the coding sequence TTGAGCGACATTGTTGTATTGTCAGGAAGTCCGTCCGAACGATCTAGATCTGACTTGGTGTTACGACACTTAGGTACCTTATTAGAAAAGGAAAAACTGAAGGTTACTCACATTTCCATACGGGATGTACCTCAGGAAGTTTTATTTTACGGGAAGTACGATAGCCAAGCAATACAGGAAATCACATCACTCATCCAAAATGCAAAAGGTGTCATTATCGGTTCACCAGTTTATAAGGCTGCTTATTCCGGGGTCTTGAAAGCATTAATTGATCTGTTGCCACAAGACGTACTTCAAGATACGCCTGTTCTCCCAATCATGACAGGGGGTAGCCCAGCCCACTTATTAGCCATCGAGTACACCTTAAAGCCATTACTTGCAAACCTAAAAGGGCAAAACTTAAAGGGAGTTTATTTACTAGATAGCCAGATTAATAAAGAAAGTTTAGAAAATCCAATCATTGATTTTGAGATTTTAGAAAGAACGAGAAAACAGCTTTATTATTTTATCCAAACCGTACAAAAACAACAAACAGCCGTGTTGCGATAA